A genomic region of Rhodanobacter sp. contains the following coding sequences:
- a CDS encoding ATP-binding cassette domain-containing protein has protein sequence MIEVRNLHKAFGAVKAVDGVGFSARDGEITGLLGPNGAGKTTTLRMLYTLMKPDRGQVLVDGIDAADDPLAVRRRLGVLPDARGLYKRLTARENIEYFARLHGLDEATLRVRHDALVDALEMRDILDRRTEGFSQGQRVKTAIARALIHDPRNVILDEPTNGLDVMATRGLRRFMQQLKAEGRCVLFSSHIMQEVAALCDRIVVIAHGRVVADETPDALRAQTGETNLEEAFVKIIGTDEGLAA, from the coding sequence GTGATCGAGGTGAGGAACCTGCACAAGGCGTTCGGTGCGGTGAAAGCCGTCGACGGCGTCGGTTTCAGCGCGCGCGACGGCGAGATCACCGGCCTGCTCGGCCCCAACGGCGCCGGCAAGACCACCACGTTGCGCATGCTCTACACGCTGATGAAACCGGACCGCGGGCAGGTGCTGGTGGACGGCATCGATGCCGCCGACGATCCGCTGGCGGTGCGCCGCCGGCTCGGCGTGCTGCCGGATGCGCGCGGCCTGTACAAGCGGCTCACCGCGCGCGAGAACATCGAATACTTCGCGCGCCTGCATGGCCTCGACGAAGCCACGCTGCGTGTCCGGCACGACGCGCTGGTCGATGCGCTGGAGATGCGCGACATCCTCGACCGCCGCACCGAGGGCTTCTCGCAGGGCCAGCGCGTGAAGACCGCCATTGCCCGCGCGCTGATCCACGATCCGCGCAACGTGATCCTCGACGAACCCACCAACGGCCTCGACGTGATGGCCACGCGCGGCTTGCGCCGCTTCATGCAGCAGCTGAAGGCGGAGGGGCGCTGCGTGCTGTTTTCCAGCCACATCATGCAGGAGGTGGCGGCGCTGTGCGATCGCATCGTGGTGATTGCGCACGGCCGCGTGGTGGCCGACGAGACGCCCGACGCGCTGCGCGCGCAGACCGGCGAAACCAACCTGGAGGAAGCCTTCGTGAAGATCATCGGGACCGACGAGGGGCTTGCCGCATGA